Within the Periophthalmus magnuspinnatus isolate fPerMag1 chromosome 7, fPerMag1.2.pri, whole genome shotgun sequence genome, the region TGGCTGTACAATAAAAGCAGTTAtatgggagagaggagcagtctGAAAGAGCTGGTATCAGGTATCACTGAGCGCTGTGCAGAGGGCTTCAGGCATTCATTagtgcaaaagaaaaaacacatttagttgATAAAGACTGGAGAGGAGAGTTGCTCTGGTTTCTGTTTGTCCGTGAATGTAGCTGAGCACTCTATACAAAGACGCTCCGGTGCTGATGTAGAAAGTGTTTATTTAAGCTGCTCGTCCAGGTGGTAGAGCAGCTGACATCTCTGAGTCACAGCTGCCACCAAAGATCTGCTCTAGCTGTCGGCCATATTGGTACTGGATCCAAACTTTGTGTGGAAATAGCAAAGATGACAATAAACAGGCTGTAGAGGTTGCAGTCTAGTGACGGTGGGTGCCATGATAACTCTTGATAATGAAAGTTTGATCTACTGTTATTGATTCTTTCAGTTTCaaccatattataatgctgttaccttctcaaaaacatacccagagttgtgttttgtttcattcacacatgtttaagtaatcctccaaagctcaaattgctctgttTCAGCTACcgttcacctttagttcagtaaatattggcaattccagggctgaaattgatTGTAGTGaagatatatggagtttaaaagcacagtggagcacttcctgtatcaccacgtgacatcacaaggtggaacagagtgtctcctgtgttaaacatgtgtgaatgaaacaaaacgcaactctaggtgcgtttttgatgaagaaacattgtaacagatcagaaaatagcataaaatgggctctttacagataaaataaacaaataagacCCCTCCTATAGTTTCCTTAGTAAAATGTAGTATTTGTTGATAAATGTTGGGTTTTGgcctctcctcctgctgctgctccacCTCTGGACCCCACTCTTGTCTATTTGTTGTGGCAGACCCAGCGCTGCAGTAGATAACGCCCCTCCATTGTCTCCTAATGCAGGATTTCATTAATTTGTGAGCCCCCTGTAATTAATCACTGCTGTGGTAATGGGCTTCAACCTGTTATCAGCCACAGCCAATTAAAACCTCTGTCTCCCCCGCAGACGAGCAGGCTCTACCTCTGCGAATCACTGTGGCGTTTGTTGTTATAGGATCACGAGGAAGTGGAGGTGTGAGAATTTCGGAactatttttattcaaacttaATTTTCCCAGAATGTATTATGCTTAAAGggcagtattttctgatctgttataatactgtttcctcatcaaaaacatacctggagttgtgttttgtttcattcacacatgtttaatgcacaatacctacatatttacgctgagttttttttctcaaaacactctgttccaccttgtgatgtcatgtggtaatacaggaactcCTCggctgtgttttaaactccttcACCAGagccatttggatgatttcagcccaggaattacccatttctactgaacaaaaggtaaaaggtagctgttaaccctttaaggactgagcacactatagaccagtctcgctcgcctagacttttattctttattagccataaaagtcatgttaaaggaagtatcagaatgtactgcaacTACGAGGTAATGTAGCTAACTcaattttacatatccatctgtattttttctttgacgcatttAATAAGTGAATGGAAAAATCCCCAAGGCACCTGCCCTCTCATTCGTCATCTTTGAGGGACAACCGAGGCAAATTatcgtaatgacagtaaaatatttaaagagccccatgcctctgctttgagatgccatttgaatttacatgatagtaCAATTAGTTGTGGAGTtatggtaatggaaagtccacaactgcGCTCTATCGGTGACAATAGCATCCGCCTCTATAGGGTTAATTttctcttcatgacatcacaaggtgaaacagagcatctgagctttgcagatgcagagagactaataatgcaggattactcaaacatatgtgaatgaaacaaaacacaactccaggtctgtttttgatgaggtaacaacattctaatatggattaaagctcacaagagtaaattttgtgtaatattggatcTGTAATGTGAGACAATCTTTGTGAGACATCTTTATATTAATCCAGGaattaaaaaaagattaaataaatactCTCCCTTTTAAAACCATTATGTTTGGCAAGACATATTGTTGGTTTGGAGACATCTGGCAAACTTAAgtcatggatttcagctttctgttatgAGAAATATAATGAGAACTTTTCACAATTCAAAAGTCATTCTGAAAGCATTGGATATAAGTTTTACCAATCGACATTTTCCTGCGGGCAACACTGTTTTGAGTGATGCTAGTTTGATCTCATTTCCATTCCCATTGTTGATATTttatacaattacattttgGGGCTTTTTGGCTGTTTAGCTCCACAATAATACAGTATATTTCAAGGAAAaccaaaactggatactttggttaCACAATTGCACTTTCATAATCACCTCTGcctgtttttaatgctttaaatcaggggtgtcgaGCACATTTTgaccgagggccacattagtAAAATGGTTGTACTTCTTTAaattgttcattaactgtttctatatttattacttacaagttacaaatattgcatatgcatttccatagatgtaaaaaaatatggctgtataactgtgtatctcctgataaactgacattttaagacagtcataccttttaatttatcttgttgtgggccacataaaatgacatggagggccacatttggcacatgggccttaagtttgacacgtatgctttaaatggacttatataGTGACTGGTTTTGGTTGGGTTTCCGTATTTTGAACAGtttgcccatgaaaaagagagtctaagtgctctTCTTAGGTCTTACTGTATAAACAAagataactaaaataaatacaatacatatgACATGATATTAAGGACTGATTGACTGCTGCACTGCCACTACCCCAGATATCCCTTATGCCTCTTTTTGTGTAGTTAAACAAAGGCAGCAGGTGGATGTGAACACAGACCTGACACTTGTGCGTTGGATTGAAACGCGTTTGATTTGTGACGCTTCATCAGGACACTTTGAATCAGGAGTGAATTAGCACAAACTGAGATGTGATCCACTGTGATTGTCTGAGATGTTTGCTCAGAATAGATTGGTGCCTCGCTGCCAGATTGTCTGCATGAAGAGGCCGGGCGCGCAGATGAGGGTTTGCAGATGTTTTAGAGAGACAAAAATCAATGCGTTTGAACAGATTGCACAGGGAAATGTGCATGTTAAATTGTGTAGTAATTTAGTTGTACCAAAATCCCAAATGAACGATATCTATTGTAGCTTAGGTCGGCTTTAGCAATTTAGCAAAAGCGAGAAAAGTGAATAATGAGGTGATTAGAACTGAATGGCATTAGTGATTTTAGGACACAGTATCCGCTAGTTTCCGTGGTCTTTGCTTGTGTGATACGGAAGAAATAATATCTAAACGAATGATGTACTGACATATTTTATTATGACTATTTTTGTAAAATGGTACAACTTTGATGAGCTAATTGAAAAGACAtttatcaattaacattttTACGAACACGCTGTTTCTCAATAGCTCTGATCCAGATCTGGTTCAACTCTTTTAATGTGATGgatttaaaacaagtaattcTCATATTGCTCACCTCAGACTCCACTAATGAAGTCTATAAAGGTGCCCTATCTAActtttcttccctttttctttccctgcaccagaactgagaccagaactgagatgggggAAAAAgagcttttggctgttttgcttcacaaaaacatCTAGTGTTGAAAAACAGAAtgtatttcaaggacaagcaaatttgacactttggtgccacaattgcaatttaataatctgataaaagagtctcagtgctaatgataaataaaaactagTGTTGAAATATGAGACAAATGTTAGAATTAAAACTGTGATCCTGTATCAGAGTGGGTGACAAATGCACTCTACATTGTCATGGACTCCCATCATGCATCGCTGCACTATCTCTCTGAATTAACAACATGAGTCACCTGTTTGATTTTGGCGTTGAAAGACAGGGGCCAGTAATTGGTGCCGTTACTGACTTATTTGCTTTATTTGTGATTCACACATCAATAACACTGGAGATTTTTGAGACTTTCTAAAATGTATCGTTTGAAGAAGTTCGCAGACTGATTTTGTAGTCATGTTTGTTTAATCACAACATTTAACTAAAACTCAAATCTTAATTCATGTTGCTTACCCACTATAGTCTATCATATCATGTGTCAGATTCTAGCAGGTTTTTGTGTCGTAGTTTTTGATTCTATAGTGAGAATGAACTGCCTACAAGTGCCAAATTTGCTCGAgatcttttatttcaaatgtctGATGTGAAACTATAAATCACTGTtcttactttcacttttttccaCATCAGTTCCAATAATTCTGTTCCTAGAATCTATGGAATTTGCACTCAGAGCCGCTGGTGTTACTAACAAGAGAGATGAGGCTCCCAGCTGCTCCCCTGCCTCACCAGCAGATCCACCTCCAGCAGCAGAATGACTGACGATGATTATGTGACATTCAGACATAAAATACATTGTATAAAATGAGTGCATTGGTATTGGAGGATTCGACAGTGTATATAGTCTAGGCAGTCTATACGCACCAGTTCTGTGGACAATGGGCTATTTgttcaacacattttcaaagtaaatgaataatCACATTCTTATCATTAGTGGTGGGACATAACCGAGTAAATTTACTTAAGGATACATTTTAGGCTGTACTTTGTTTAAGTAAATTCTGAAgtgaacatattttatttttacttcactacatttgagagaagtatctgtactttatactccactaCAATTTTGAACTGGAATGAAAAGGAAGGAAGGTTTATTTTGATCAAGTTCAAGCAGAGatatatgaataaaaacagctagggaaAAAATATAGATTCGGTTTAAGTCTATCAGCTGGACAAATCCTAcgacaatttgtccagttgacagatttaaacttcgtcttttactatggatcaggcctggacgactgagggattacacaaatctatattaaatcactatatttgaagctttattaaatcTTGAAGTCTAtgcaaaatactttcactttttactcaaAGTACATTAATGGGTATTTCAGtactttttaatactttttcttttacttaagcagattttttcatatgatacttttacttttactttagttttttatCTCAAAGTGAGTACTCCACCACTACTTATCACAACAAAACTGTCAGGACCAGTTTCCTTATAAAGTTGATGAAATGGAGTAAACCCATGATCTGCtgctgtgatattttttacacTGTTCTGGAAGCTGCAGTTGTAACGGTTTGAAGGGAGTGTTTGTCGTGGATCAGAATGACCATGGAAATAAATGAATTCTGCAATTGTTTCtacgagagacagagagagatttaTTATGAGATGCACAAATAATGGTGAGGAAAATTAGTCCACATGCTTCTATACCACAACACATAAGAACACAGAATATTTCACCTGTAAAATAATTATTCTATAGTTatatctttctgtatttatgtaatgtgtttttcagtaattcaattttttctttcaaaattttGGTCTGCATAGCAACCTTTGCATCTACCCAGTGTGCAGTGGTCTATGGTGTTCTCTGTAATGAGCATCTATTCCCTGATGTGACAGTGCTACTCAACAGTTGCATAGGAACAGTGTGCTAAgaccaacaataaaaacattgatttacaCCTCTACACAATTTGCATATAGAGGGAAAATACCTAATAACTCctggacattattattattattattattattattattattattattattgttattattattattattattattattattattattattattattattattattattattattattattattattattatattttattttattttaatttaatttttttattattactgggCATCTCGTCATTTGATGTCATTACTTTTTACCAGCAGTGATACACGAGTGCATGAGAACACAGGCACATGTTTAACCAGCTGGGACATTACAAAAGCACAGCAATTAGACCTCAGTAAACAATAGCACACATGATTAGTGCTCCATGTACAGACGGGCGTTCATCAGACACATGTTTATAACCTGACACCTCAATACAACTAAAGATTATATGCTATACAGATATTGTTGCCTGGTAAATCCAGTATGATATTTcccagattgatatcagtctggtctccgcGCCCTCCCCACGTCTCAAAGTGACACATATCAAATAAAGTAGCACATtgaagatatttttttcctttatttttcccGATACGGATCATGTAGGGAGATTCACACTTGACCAGattcacatcttcgtaaagtattgaaaaagtgtatATTCTGGATCCATGGCAACAGAGATATACAACCTTACAACCTACTATTATGAggatgcattttatttaatttgtgatTAGATTTTGCATGGGTCTCAGAATGAGCACCGTTGCcttagcgattaacaattttaaaccaAATTTATATATCTTTTCAATGGGGAAAAGTCCTTGTAGTGTTGTATATAACAGTACCAAATACTAAACCACATAGTAAAATAGATGGAAAGTAAAAccatgtacatttatttatagtcaACAAAGCATTTTTAGTGAACTTTGCATCGTATTGAAGAAATATTCCACCTAAACAAGCTTCAGCCATTGCATTGATGCCCTGTTGAGCACACACTGATGGTATAAATTGTATGTTGTGCCATTATGGGCACCCCCTGTTGGTTATGAACGTCTTCTTTTCGGCTTTATGGTGGCACGTCTTTTCTCAGCTTGATTCAAGGAGGCTGTTCATGGGTGTGATTGGTTTTAAATTGCTCTGTTTTCTCCAAGAACATTGTTACGGTTCTCCTGTGAACCTAAAGCTTTtaaaaggaggaaaaaagaaaagatgcaaCGACTTCAATCACTTCTCCTCTAATTGCACATAAAAGCATTTAATTATCTGTCGAGCGGCGAATGGTGACAGTTAACCCAAGTAAACGCTAGCATTTAAAAAGGCTGTGCTGGCCTATTACATGACTCTCTCTGCTATTTTCAGCTAAAGGTTTCAGTGAGCCTTAGGGTGCTTTTGCCAGAGACTGAACTACAATGAAGGGGTATAGGAATGTGTTTTTCCTTGAATTTGAATTGGGTTTTAATCAGAGTGGCCAAAAGTGGTCATTGAATCAACTTTGAGGTTGTTTAAGTCATAATAGTAGGTTTCTCAGAGGCAGTGAAGAGTcttgtgtaaaatgtgtctgCACTGTCAGTCTCTGGATATGTAACACCACCATTAGCGACTGCAGTGTTCTGTTGGCAGTGGTGTTGCTATCTACAAATAAAAGGGAAACTTAACTATTTCATTACTCTTCAGgcttttaatgtgtgtttgtgtgtgtgtgtgtgtgtgtgtgtgtgtgtgtgagagagagagagagagagagagagagagagagagatatcaCATTTTTAATCTAGTGTTGATATAATTAGCATTTATACAAGATACATTTTGATTAACCCACCTGTTTTCCCCAAACCTCCTTTTGATGGTCAGACAAAAAGATGAAAGAAAAGACAGGAAAatgtaaactaaataaatataaagattaaaaaaatagcaataCTAATGcaaacaatactactactactactactactactactactactactactactactactactactactactactactactactactactactactactactactactactaataataataataataataataataataataataataataataataattatcataataataataaatatacaaaatcatgccTAACAGACAATGGTTTGTCaatcttttcttcttttctgtgttttatagAACTCAGAGCTAATACAAATTTAatacaaacatatttattccTTAAAGCTGAACTCgtgtgtttttataattatgttaCATTAAACCTTGAactacactttggaacacaacATCTGCTCAGGCGAGAACCAACACAATAAGAAGCTTCAAACGGGCACTgtgttttctgatggagggtctgccatcatcttgtctccatggagtttttATTGCTTCGTTTTGAAAGTTTCAGACCACAAgaaggtgacgccaccaggccattttacatgtcaggtctgtggagaggcgagatCTCTTATTACTAACTAACTAGTCAATACATGTTTCCAAGGtagcaaaaaaaatctgcagctgAATACAACTTCAATACCACGCTGTGTAatatattctaggcaaagcaataagagcTCCATGTTTAACTAAATCATTGTATTTCTCCAAACAAAAGAAACTGTTTATGGGCTTGTTTATTTGTTCACACATCTGCAATATTTTCCCCTGCCTTCTTGACTGTGTCTCCATCTGTCTTCTGCAGGGTGTGGCTTTGGCCTCGCTCTTCTTCATCCTGGTTTCCATCACAACCTTCTGCCTGGAGACTCACGAAGCCTTCATAGAAATCAAGGTCTTCACGGAGCAGGAGGTGCGGGACAACGTGACCACGGAGGTGCAGCACCACGAGGTCACCACCAACCCCGCCCTGACCATAGTGGAGGGTGTGTGCGTGGTGTGGTTCACCTTTGAGTTCCTCGTCCGAATCATCTGCTGCCCTAACAAACTGCTCTTTGTCAAAAACACCCTCAACATAATCGACTTTGTGGCCATTTTGCCATTTTACCTTGAAATGGTGCTCTCAGGGCTGTCCTCCAAGGCAGCTAACGACATTTTGGGTTTCCTCAGAGTTGTCAGATTTGTTCGTATTTTGCGGATTTTCAAACTGACGCGGCACTTTGTTGGGCTACGTGTACTCGGACATACGCTAAGAGCCAGTGTCAATGAGTTTCTGCTTCTCATCATATTTTTGGCTCTTGGTGTGCTCATTTTTGCTACTATGATCTATTACGCAGAACGCATAGGCGCACATCCAAGTGACCCCACCGCATCCTTGCACAcgaactttaaaaacatcccCATCAGCTTCTGGTGGGCTGTGGTTACTATGACAACACTGGGTTATGGAGACATGTACCCGGAGACGTGGCTGGGCATGATTGTGGGGTCTCTGTGTGCTGTGGCGGGGGTCCTCACCATCGCCATGCCTGTCCCGGTCATCGTCAACAACTTTGGGATGTACTACTCACTGGCAATGGCCAAACAGAAGCTGcccaagaaaaagaagaagcacAACCCCAATCCAGACGCCCCAACGGACTCTGTGTCATTTGGGAAGTCAGACACAAACTCCCACAGAGACAGCACCCAGAGCGACACGTGTCCTCTGGCAGCAGACGAGAGCAGCCGTACCCGTTCAGGTGAGAGACAAGGACATGCAAACACTTTGTTAGACCTAGACAAGTATATCCAATCcaatacacattcatacacatggcaatttccaaagtgctgcacagataCAGACAAGTAAAGAGAATGAATAGAAACTAAAACTATACATAAAAAGCATTTAAGTATGTAggtaataaaaggtaaaataaacaatactttttataAACATGAGCAGTGTAAATTCAATTTCCTCTAACTAAAACAACGTTAGTTTCTGAGCTtaaaacatgtgttttttttcgtggccgatgccgatactgattgtttaAAATCCCGAGGAaccgatggccgataagctctacCGATATTTTTGATCTGATATGTTGGTTTGGTTTAGATTATTTTCTCCAAACTATGTAATTTACATCTATTACAAtctcacccacagccctttttaccacaaatctttaagagagctgtgtagtcatgtgtTGTGCAGTTATATTTCTGCACTTAAGTGTTCAAATTaagctttatgtgtatttattgtgTCTTAAAACAACCTCACcacctttgtttttattttgtatttactagCAAATCCATATTATATGAAATATGTTGATCTGTCAATGTATGAGACAGAATAGATTCTACTTAACtccataacaaaaaataaatgtttaagtCTAATAACAGTCCGTTTGAGAAACACAAtctgttttttaataataaatcgAAGAGGGAGAATAGTACGAGGAAATCCATCACCCATTAACACAATTGTCTTTTATTTGACGTtaatcttgttttatttgagtgCCGTTGAGTGTGACAGTGACAGAAGTGCTCTGTGTAGGCCTGACAAATGACTCACTCTTAGTCATTTGAACAGTAACACGGCAAGATTCAATTACTCCCCATAACGTCTCCATCAAATTAAATATCGCCACAGAGAAAAGCACATTGGCGACATTACCTGTGCGATTTCGTCTGGACTCTCAGGGGACGCAGTAAAAGCTTTGACATTTTAGTCCCCGTGTGTTTAATCTTTCCCTCAGACTCCAAACAAAATGGCGACGCGAACGTGGTCATttcggaggaggaggggcgcaGCCTGACCCAGCCCCTGTCCCCAAATGAGAAGTGGTCCCTGCGCTACTCAAGAACCCGGGACAAAAGCAAACTGGAGGGCACCTGCTTCCTGCTCACGTCCGAAAACTCCAGTGTGCGCTCTGGTAAGCCACCGCTGCACCACACAGCACCAGGAGGATCTACAGAATTAGCATATATAGTACATTAGGAGGGGGGCATAGAGAACatgtcaaaatattttaaattacatgCCACCACCACAGtacaaattctttaaaaatgttctttctGTACATATTCTGCTACAACCACTTACCACTgggaaatataaataaacacctAATTTTCCACTACtcgtaaaggtgcactatataacttttttagCTGTGGTCAGGCTTCTCCATGgacatattattgctttgcctggagtggcATTT harbors:
- the kcnc4 gene encoding potassium voltage-gated channel subfamily C member 4, translated to MISSVCVSSYRGRKSGNKPPSKSCLKEEMNRGEDSDKIIINVGGTRHETYKSTLRTLPGTRLAWLADPDPASTDSDPAPPPPTNSEFFFDRHPGIFAYVLNYYRTGKLHCPADVCGPLFEEELAFWGIDETDVEPCCWMTYRQHRDAEEALEMFEPPDPEDSEEDRDGPRRFGIEDCPDRSRGCGRHCCHSWQRKMWALFDDPYTSRAARGVALASLFFILVSITTFCLETHEAFIEIKVFTEQEVRDNVTTEVQHHEVTTNPALTIVEGVCVVWFTFEFLVRIICCPNKLLFVKNTLNIIDFVAILPFYLEMVLSGLSSKAANDILGFLRVVRFVRILRIFKLTRHFVGLRVLGHTLRASVNEFLLLIIFLALGVLIFATMIYYAERIGAHPSDPTASLHTNFKNIPISFWWAVVTMTTLGYGDMYPETWLGMIVGSLCAVAGVLTIAMPVPVIVNNFGMYYSLAMAKQKLPKKKKKHNPNPDAPTDSVSFGKSDTNSHRDSTQSDTCPLAADESSRTRSDSKQNGDANVVISEEEGRSLTQPLSPNEKWSLRYSRTRDKSKLEGTCFLLTSENSSVRSDSCKDILGAGSNYSQSEMTTLT